A single genomic interval of Lactococcus sp. S-13 harbors:
- a CDS encoding glycoside hydrolase family 13 protein — MQKNWWQKTVVYQIYPRSFMDANADGIGDLQGIISKLDYLKDLGIGAIWLSPVYQSPMDDNGYDISDYRAIAEEFGTMADMDELLAEAEKRDIKIVMDLVVNHTSDEHAWFVESRKSKDNKYRDYYIWRDEPNGLKSTFSGSAWQFDEATGQYFLHIFSKRQPDLNWENPAVHKEVYDMMNFWIDKGIGGFRMDVIDLIGKEIDQEITGNGPKLHEYLQEMNHATFGGKNLLTVGETWGATPEIAELYSAPERDELSMVFQFEHITNAYDDEGEKWDKKAFSVPKLKEIFAKWQGLEKGWNSLFWDNHDLPRIVSNWGNDGQYRVQSAKAFAILLHLMKGTPYIYQGEELGMTNFPFEDISQVNDVESRNMRLERLAEGYSEEDIMASIRRVGRDNARTPMQWTAGENAGFTDGTPWLAVNPNHQEINAELALNDEDSVFYTYKELIRLRKHNDWVIYGDFELLDTADEVFAYLRKYKGKKYLVVVNLSDKNNQFSTGFVCRELLIHNYDELTDISRLNLLPWQAFACEVE, encoded by the coding sequence ATGCAAAAAAATTGGTGGCAAAAAACGGTGGTTTATCAGATTTATCCGCGTTCTTTCATGGATGCAAATGCTGATGGAATTGGTGATTTGCAGGGAATTATTTCAAAATTGGATTATTTGAAGGATTTGGGAATTGGGGCAATCTGGCTGAGTCCGGTCTACCAATCTCCAATGGATGATAATGGGTATGATATTTCGGACTACCGGGCGATTGCTGAGGAATTTGGCACAATGGCGGACATGGACGAGTTGCTGGCTGAGGCGGAAAAGCGCGACATCAAGATTGTCATGGATTTGGTGGTCAATCATACGTCTGACGAGCATGCTTGGTTTGTGGAAAGTCGCAAATCTAAGGACAACAAATACCGAGATTATTACATTTGGCGGGACGAGCCTAATGGTTTGAAATCGACTTTTTCTGGATCGGCTTGGCAATTTGATGAAGCAACGGGGCAATATTTCTTGCACATTTTCAGTAAGCGGCAGCCTGATTTGAACTGGGAAAATCCTGCGGTGCATAAGGAAGTCTATGACATGATGAATTTCTGGATTGACAAGGGCATTGGCGGCTTTCGTATGGACGTGATTGATTTGATTGGCAAGGAAATTGACCAAGAAATCACAGGCAACGGGCCAAAATTGCATGAGTATTTGCAGGAAATGAACCATGCCACCTTTGGGGGCAAAAATCTGCTGACGGTGGGCGAAACTTGGGGGGCAACGCCTGAGATTGCCGAGCTATACAGTGCTCCTGAGCGTGATGAATTGTCGATGGTTTTCCAATTTGAACATATCACAAATGCCTACGATGACGAGGGCGAAAAATGGGACAAAAAAGCATTTTCTGTGCCGAAGCTCAAGGAAATTTTTGCCAAGTGGCAAGGTCTGGAAAAGGGCTGGAATTCGCTCTTTTGGGACAATCATGACCTGCCACGCATTGTGTCAAATTGGGGTAATGACGGCCAGTATCGTGTACAGTCCGCTAAGGCTTTTGCGATTTTGCTGCACTTGATGAAGGGCACACCTTACATTTACCAAGGCGAAGAGCTGGGGATGACGAATTTCCCCTTTGAGGACATTTCGCAGGTCAATGATGTTGAATCGCGCAATATGCGTTTGGAGCGCTTGGCTGAGGGTTATTCTGAGGAGGACATCATGGCTTCCATCCGTCGAGTTGGGCGAGACAATGCGAGAACACCTATGCAGTGGACGGCTGGTGAAAATGCTGGATTTACTGACGGGACGCCGTGGTTGGCTGTCAATCCTAATCATCAGGAAATAAATGCTGAGCTGGCGCTCAATGATGAGGATTCTGTTTTTTACACTTATAAAGAATTGATTCGCTTACGTAAGCATAATGATTGGGTAATTTACGGCGATTTTGAGCTTTTGGACACGGCAGATGAGGTGTTTGCTTATTTGCGTAAGTACAAGGGAAAAAAATATTTGGTTGTTGTCAATCTTTCGGATAAGAACAATCAGTTCAGCACAGGCTTTGTCTGTCGCGAGCTTTTGATTCACAATTATGATGAATTGACGGATATTTCTCGGTTGAATTTGCTGCCGTGGCAAGCTTTTGCTTGTGAAGTGGAATAG
- a CDS encoding LCP family protein — protein sequence MTEKKYKRLEYLRHNINYLTIRERQEYYDLLNELKRDTNNSEYEDDQEQVIPETQNNYEQQSYSDYEEENRPNYSTDYSSSSRQQRQTIHSSNNRSTKVPRGFKQPKKDKGNKKTKKKRHWFRGILSVIVLIIVVMAGFFVYGYQRGVKHEGSVAKAEKFTSRKNTDGSVNILLLGADKRPWQSDGIAHTDTIMVLHVNAKDHQTRIVSFMRDTLVNIPDVSSGDSQDSKINSAFTIGEQYNKQGVDLMSETLNKNFGINCQYYAVVDFSSFATIVDSLFPTGLKIDAKFSTVNGENLAAVPVPDDLAATEGKASNDKDLTADEAAALGYPDGGGTFMMIKPGVQKMNGRMLLNYARFRHDDEGDFGRVKRQQQVVETMMSKFKNPLTLFTASSALGTTRAVTMTNIPNSFLLTTGFKTVFDIKNGIKSTTIPENGDWVDAYDRYDGLGLSIDMDKYRSEAQSLLGQ from the coding sequence ATGACTGAGAAAAAATACAAACGTTTGGAATATTTGCGACATAATATCAATTATCTCACGATTCGGGAACGCCAAGAATATTATGATTTGCTCAATGAGCTTAAGCGAGATACAAACAATTCCGAGTACGAAGATGATCAAGAGCAAGTAATTCCAGAAACTCAAAATAATTATGAGCAGCAGAGTTATAGTGATTATGAAGAAGAAAATCGGCCTAATTATTCGACTGATTATTCTAGTTCGAGCAGGCAACAACGCCAGACGATACATTCTTCAAACAATAGATCAACTAAAGTTCCGAGAGGGTTTAAACAACCTAAAAAGGACAAAGGAAACAAAAAAACGAAGAAAAAAAGACATTGGTTCCGTGGTATTTTGAGTGTTATCGTCCTAATAATTGTTGTCATGGCTGGTTTTTTTGTTTATGGCTATCAACGAGGGGTCAAACATGAAGGAAGCGTAGCTAAGGCTGAAAAATTTACAAGCCGAAAAAATACGGATGGATCAGTAAATATCTTGCTCTTAGGAGCAGATAAACGGCCTTGGCAGTCTGATGGCATTGCTCATACAGATACAATCATGGTTTTACACGTGAATGCTAAAGATCATCAAACAAGAATTGTTAGTTTCATGCGAGATACTTTGGTTAACATCCCTGATGTAAGCAGTGGCGATTCACAGGATTCTAAAATTAACTCGGCTTTCACCATTGGAGAACAGTATAATAAACAAGGTGTTGACTTGATGAGCGAAACGCTGAATAAAAATTTCGGTATCAACTGTCAGTACTATGCAGTAGTTGATTTTTCGAGCTTCGCAACGATTGTTGATTCCTTATTCCCAACAGGCTTGAAAATTGATGCAAAATTTTCAACGGTAAATGGTGAAAATCTTGCAGCAGTTCCTGTGCCAGATGATTTAGCAGCAACGGAAGGTAAAGCTTCTAATGACAAAGATCTCACAGCTGATGAAGCAGCAGCACTTGGCTATCCAGATGGTGGTGGGACATTTATGATGATTAAGCCTGGCGTACAAAAAATGAATGGTCGAATGCTCCTTAACTATGCACGATTCCGCCATGATGATGAAGGTGATTTTGGGCGTGTGAAACGCCAACAGCAAGTTGTGGAAACGATGATGTCTAAGTTTAAAAATCCTTTAACTTTATTTACTGCATCCAGTGCGTTGGGAACGACGCGAGCAGTGACAATGACAAATATCCCTAATTCGTTCCTTTTGACTACCGGTTTTAAAACAGTGTTTGATATAAAAAATGGAATTAAGTCAACAACAATTCCAGAAAATGGCGATTGGGTGGATGCTTACGATAGATATGATGGTCTAGGACTATCTATTGATATGGATAAGTATCGCTCAGAAGCACAAAGCCTTCTTGGGCAATAA
- a CDS encoding sugar ABC transporter permease codes for MKSYKTQRRVSLTLRYILLALLAIVWIFPIMWIILASLTQNNTGFVSTIIPKTFTFENYTQLFQNKSGSFPFVSWIINTFFVAVVSAVLSTFITIIMSYTLSRLRFAFRKPFLQIALVLGMFPGFMSMIALYYILKAINMLNLGGLILVYVGGAGLGFYIAKGFFDTIPRSIDEAATIDGANKWQVFTHITLPLSRPIIVYTALMAFIAPWTDFIFSGIILGNNQAHPETFTIAYGLYSMVHSQKGAATAFFTQFIAGCVIIAIPITILFVIMQKFYVNGITAGADKG; via the coding sequence ATGAAATCTTATAAAACGCAACGCCGTGTCTCTTTAACTTTGAGATACATCCTACTTGCACTCTTAGCCATTGTGTGGATTTTTCCCATTATGTGGATTATCTTAGCAAGTTTGACCCAAAATAATACAGGATTTGTTTCGACAATCATTCCAAAAACATTTACCTTTGAAAACTATACTCAACTTTTCCAAAACAAAAGTGGAAGTTTCCCATTTGTTTCATGGATTATTAATACTTTTTTCGTAGCGGTCGTTTCAGCCGTACTCTCTACCTTTATCACAATTATTATGTCCTACACCCTTTCACGTTTGCGCTTTGCCTTTCGTAAACCTTTCTTGCAAATCGCCTTAGTGCTAGGGATGTTCCCAGGATTTATGTCTATGATTGCCCTCTACTACATCTTAAAAGCAATCAATATGTTAAATCTTGGTGGTTTAATCTTAGTTTATGTTGGTGGAGCTGGCTTAGGTTTCTACATCGCTAAAGGCTTCTTTGACACCATCCCACGTTCAATTGATGAAGCAGCGACGATTGATGGGGCAAACAAGTGGCAAGTATTCACACATATTACTCTTCCCCTTTCACGCCCAATCATTGTCTACACTGCCTTAATGGCATTTATTGCTCCTTGGACAGACTTCATCTTTTCTGGGATTATCTTAGGAAACAACCAAGCACATCCTGAAACCTTCACGATTGCTTATGGTTTGTATAGCATGGTTCACTCTCAAAAAGGGGCTGCCACAGCTTTCTTCACACAGTTCATTGCCGGTTGTGTCATCATCGCTATTCCTATCACAATCCTCTTTGTTATCATGCAAAAATTCTACGTCAACGGAATTACCGCTGGTGCTGATAAAGGTTAA
- a CDS encoding carbohydrate ABC transporter permease: protein MTKKKKRKLTESTVSPEEKAIKVSEVFSKGDTTTKLTFFVMGLNQIKNKQWVKGLTLLILEIAFIGWLLFSGISAFSLLSSLGPNKVKRTITDASGFPQTLQPDNSVLILLWGLIACLVVVLFILLYWFNYRSNKHLYFLKREGKAIPTNREELASLLDTKLYATLMAIPLIGVLAFTVLPTVYMISMAFTNYDRLHAVAFSWTGFQAFGNVLTGDLAGTFFPVLGWTLVWAIVATATTFLGGVLLAILIESTGIKFKGFWRTIFVIVFAVPQFVTLLMMAQFLDQQGALNGILMNLHLISHPINFIGAASDPMVARITVIFVNMWIGIPVSMLVSTAIIQNLPQDQIEAARIDGANTFNIFRSITFPQILFVMTPALIQQFIGNINNFNVIYLLTGGWPMNPNYQGAGSTDLLVTWLYNLVFGQTQRYNAAAVLGILIFIVNASISLVAYRRTNAFKEG, encoded by the coding sequence ATGACTAAAAAGAAAAAAAGAAAACTCACAGAGAGTACTGTTTCTCCTGAAGAAAAGGCAATCAAAGTAAGCGAAGTTTTCTCAAAAGGGGATACCACAACAAAATTAACTTTTTTTGTTATGGGTCTAAACCAAATTAAAAACAAACAATGGGTAAAGGGACTCACTCTTTTAATTCTTGAAATTGCTTTTATTGGCTGGCTTCTTTTCTCTGGAATTAGCGCTTTCTCTCTTCTTAGTAGTTTAGGACCAAACAAAGTAAAAAGAACAATCACTGATGCCTCAGGATTTCCACAAACTCTACAACCCGACAATTCCGTCTTAATCTTACTTTGGGGACTTATTGCCTGTCTCGTTGTCGTTTTATTTATTCTGCTTTATTGGTTTAACTACCGTTCAAACAAGCACCTCTACTTCTTAAAACGTGAAGGAAAAGCAATTCCAACTAATAGGGAAGAACTCGCCTCATTGCTTGATACAAAACTTTATGCAACCTTGATGGCAATTCCTTTGATTGGTGTTCTTGCTTTCACAGTCTTGCCGACAGTTTATATGATTTCGATGGCCTTTACCAACTATGATCGACTCCATGCCGTTGCTTTTTCTTGGACAGGATTTCAAGCGTTTGGTAATGTCTTGACAGGTGACTTAGCTGGAACATTTTTCCCAGTTTTAGGTTGGACTCTGGTATGGGCAATCGTTGCTACAGCAACAACCTTCCTCGGTGGTGTGCTATTAGCCATCCTCATTGAATCAACTGGAATTAAATTTAAAGGTTTCTGGAGAACGATTTTCGTTATCGTCTTTGCCGTTCCACAATTCGTAACGTTGTTGATGATGGCTCAATTTTTAGATCAACAAGGTGCCTTAAATGGAATTTTGATGAATCTCCATTTAATCTCTCATCCAATCAATTTTATCGGTGCAGCATCTGACCCGATGGTTGCAAGAATTACGGTTATTTTTGTTAATATGTGGATTGGTATTCCAGTTTCCATGCTTGTTTCAACAGCGATTATCCAAAACCTTCCTCAAGATCAAATTGAAGCCGCACGAATTGACGGAGCAAATACCTTCAATATCTTCCGTTCAATCACTTTCCCTCAAATTCTCTTTGTTATGACGCCTGCGTTAATTCAACAATTTATCGGAAATATCAATAACTTCAACGTTATTTACCTCTTGACAGGTGGTTGGCCAATGAATCCAAACTATCAAGGAGCAGGTTCAACAGACCTTCTTGTTACTTGGCTCTATAACCTCGTATTTGGTCAAACTCAACGTTATAACGCAGCCGCTGTTCTTGGTATCTTGATTTTCATTGTTAATGCATCAATTTCATTAGTAGCATACCGTCGTACCAATGCATTTAAGGAGGGCTAA
- a CDS encoding ferredoxin gives MKIKIISDKCIACGLCHLQAPEVFDYYDNGIVKFYDTETSIQNFPDSSTLQAAVKTCPTGALKIEKGQ, from the coding sequence ATGAAGATAAAAATAATTTCCGATAAATGTATCGCCTGCGGGCTATGCCACCTTCAAGCACCAGAAGTTTTCGATTACTACGATAATGGTATTGTCAAATTCTATGACACTGAAACGTCTATCCAAAACTTTCCTGATAGTTCAACCCTACAAGCTGCTGTCAAAACTTGTCCTACCGGAGCCC
- a CDS encoding extracellular solute-binding protein, which yields MKSWKKVALGGASVLALATLAACGSSTSSSNSSSKDASDSIKGTVRVYVDTQQKATYTDVAKGLASKYPDLKVQIIANASGSANAKVDIAKDPSKYADVFAVPNDQLGDMADKGYINPVATKFASEIKKDNSDVTVDGVTYKDKIYAFPKSTESLVLFYNKSKLSADDVKTWEGMTSKAAFAANYTDPYYSYPVFFTAGTTLFGKSGEDVKATDVASANGVKALEWIAAQKANKNVMQTTNALNQLQAGKVAAMFDGPWDTANIKKILGDNFAVAPYPTINIDGQDKQLQSFQGIKGFAVNSAAKNQAAAQTVAEYLSSKAAQLKLFNSQGDVPTNLDAQKDDAVKNSDVTKAIITMTKEGNSVVMPKLPQMATFWNNAGPLMNGAYTGSIKPADYQAQLQKFQDSISK from the coding sequence ATGAAATCTTGGAAAAAAGTTGCTCTTGGCGGAGCATCTGTACTCGCTCTTGCAACTCTTGCAGCTTGTGGCTCATCAACAAGCTCTAGCAATTCATCATCTAAAGATGCTTCCGATAGCATCAAAGGAACAGTTCGTGTTTATGTAGATACACAACAAAAAGCAACATACACAGATGTTGCGAAAGGTTTGGCTTCTAAATATCCAGATCTTAAAGTTCAAATCATTGCTAACGCTTCTGGCTCAGCAAATGCTAAAGTAGATATTGCTAAAGACCCTTCTAAATACGCCGACGTCTTTGCAGTCCCTAATGACCAACTTGGTGATATGGCAGATAAAGGCTATATCAATCCAGTAGCTACAAAATTTGCAAGTGAAATCAAGAAAGATAATTCCGACGTTACTGTAGACGGTGTGACATACAAAGACAAGATTTATGCTTTCCCTAAATCAACAGAATCGCTCGTTCTTTTCTATAACAAATCTAAATTATCAGCCGATGATGTTAAGACTTGGGAAGGAATGACTTCTAAAGCTGCTTTTGCTGCTAACTATACTGACCCTTACTATTCTTACCCAGTCTTCTTTACTGCTGGTACAACACTCTTTGGTAAGTCTGGTGAAGATGTCAAAGCCACTGATGTAGCTTCAGCTAATGGCGTTAAAGCCCTCGAATGGATTGCAGCCCAAAAAGCAAACAAAAACGTTATGCAAACAACTAACGCACTGAACCAACTTCAAGCAGGTAAAGTAGCAGCGATGTTTGATGGCCCTTGGGATACAGCTAACATTAAGAAAATTTTGGGTGACAACTTCGCCGTTGCTCCTTATCCAACAATCAATATTGACGGACAAGACAAACAACTTCAATCCTTCCAAGGAATTAAAGGTTTCGCAGTTAACTCAGCTGCTAAAAATCAAGCTGCCGCTCAAACTGTTGCAGAATACCTCTCAAGTAAAGCTGCTCAATTGAAACTCTTCAATTCTCAAGGAGACGTTCCTACTAACCTCGATGCCCAAAAAGATGATGCTGTGAAAAATTCTGACGTCACTAAAGCAATCATTACAATGACTAAAGAAGGAAATTCTGTAGTTATGCCTAAACTTCCACAAATGGCAACTTTCTGGAATAACGCTGGACCTTTGATGAACGGAGCATACACTGGCTCTATCAAACCAGCCGACTACCAAGCTCAATTGCAAAAATTCCAAGACAGTATCTCAAAATAA
- a CDS encoding SAG1386/EF1546 family surface-associated protein has protein sequence MATKEPWNNEIYKAMKEDPEELKRQARARDTEKRPLTTRFLTFLVVLMFIIVGFAIAFILWNSQRQNNESIAKSFHQSSSTQTTAATSSTSTASSEATTESSSTPATQSSSSSTPSSSSAEASGTTYTITAGDYPSTIAAKTGIPWETIASLNNISADGYNADGSAIHAGQVLKLK, from the coding sequence GTGGCTACAAAAGAACCCTGGAATAATGAAATTTACAAAGCAATGAAAGAAGACCCAGAAGAATTGAAAAGACAAGCTCGCGCAAGAGATACCGAAAAACGTCCTTTAACAACGCGATTTTTGACTTTTCTCGTTGTTTTAATGTTTATTATAGTTGGATTTGCCATTGCTTTTATTCTTTGGAACAGTCAAAGACAAAATAATGAAAGCATCGCAAAGAGTTTCCATCAATCATCAAGTACTCAAACAACAGCAGCAACTTCAAGTACTTCAACTGCCTCATCAGAAGCAACAACTGAGTCAAGTAGTACACCAGCGACGCAATCATCAAGTTCAAGCACTCCTTCATCATCTAGTGCTGAAGCAAGTGGAACGACTTATACGATTACCGCGGGCGATTACCCAAGCACAATTGCGGCCAAAACTGGAATTCCTTGGGAGACAATTGCAAGTTTAAATAATATTTCAGCAGACGGATACAATGCCGACGGCTCAGCGATTCATGCTGGTCAAGTACTGAAATTAAAATAA
- a CDS encoding glycoside hydrolase family 13 protein — protein MNKAALYHRPESEFAYLYRKNLMHVRLQAEKEDIEKVELVYGDPYLWRGLDHPDTQYWESQTVEMKKLLSTNRNDYFEAEITVATKRVDYLFVVTGLDGEKVVYTDQGLLDYDERLITNKYGAFRLPYFHETDRFKAPEWVKETVWYQIFPERFANGDTSNDPENAKAWDPKETPDRQDFYGGDLQGVIDHLDHLTELGVNGIYFTPIFQAFSNHKYDTEDYLDIDKHFGDKELFKTLVKEAHARGIKVMLDAVFNHIGDTSAQWQDVLKNQEKSKFADWFHVNSWPATYTPTDDFESAENATYDTFAFTPHMPKLNTANPEVEAYLLRVADYWIREFDIDAWRLDVADEVDHAFWKKFRTICDIAKDDFYILGEVWHSAQPWLVGDEFSAVMNYAYTDAIKDGLINKKISLSQMVSNINTQLVLYRKQVNQVMFNVLDSHDTPRILTVAKNNKNLMKLVETFTFMQAGVPCIYYGDEYALTGGMDPECRKCMPWDEVNQDVEMFSFFKALIKLRRDYQKVLSDADLTWKIVDDENGIVKFERDELKAIFNIGEKPAYFSGDEVLLSNLVEGKKVQQYGFVIYK, from the coding sequence ATGAACAAAGCTGCTCTTTATCATCGTCCTGAATCGGAATTTGCATATTTGTATAGGAAAAATCTGATGCACGTTCGTTTGCAAGCTGAAAAAGAGGATATCGAAAAAGTCGAATTGGTTTACGGAGATCCTTATCTCTGGAGAGGCTTAGATCATCCAGACACTCAATATTGGGAAAGCCAGACTGTAGAAATGAAGAAATTGCTTTCTACAAATCGGAATGATTATTTTGAGGCAGAAATTACGGTTGCAACGAAACGTGTGGATTATTTATTTGTTGTGACAGGGCTTGATGGAGAAAAAGTGGTTTATACGGATCAAGGCTTACTTGATTATGATGAACGTTTGATAACGAATAAATATGGCGCTTTCCGTCTCCCTTACTTCCATGAAACGGATCGGTTTAAAGCACCTGAATGGGTGAAAGAAACCGTTTGGTATCAAATTTTTCCTGAGCGCTTTGCCAATGGGGATACTTCTAATGATCCGGAAAATGCGAAAGCTTGGGATCCAAAGGAAACGCCAGATCGTCAAGACTTTTATGGGGGAGATTTGCAAGGGGTGATTGATCATTTGGATCACCTGACGGAACTCGGGGTGAATGGAATTTACTTTACACCGATTTTCCAAGCTTTCTCTAATCATAAGTATGATACGGAAGATTATTTGGATATTGACAAGCATTTTGGTGATAAGGAATTGTTTAAGACTTTGGTTAAAGAAGCACACGCGCGTGGGATTAAAGTCATGCTCGACGCAGTGTTTAACCATATCGGAGACACCTCTGCTCAATGGCAAGATGTTTTGAAAAATCAGGAAAAATCAAAATTTGCGGATTGGTTCCATGTGAATAGCTGGCCAGCGACTTATACGCCAACGGATGATTTTGAAAGTGCAGAAAATGCGACTTATGATACGTTTGCTTTTACGCCACACATGCCTAAGCTCAATACGGCTAATCCTGAAGTGGAAGCTTATCTTTTGAGGGTGGCGGATTATTGGATCCGTGAGTTTGATATTGATGCGTGGCGACTTGATGTGGCAGATGAAGTGGATCATGCTTTCTGGAAGAAGTTTCGTACAATCTGTGATATAGCCAAAGATGATTTTTATATCTTGGGTGAAGTGTGGCATTCGGCACAACCTTGGTTGGTTGGAGATGAATTTTCAGCGGTGATGAACTATGCTTATACGGATGCAATCAAAGATGGTTTGATTAATAAGAAAATCTCACTTTCACAAATGGTTTCTAATATCAACACGCAGTTGGTGTTGTATCGTAAACAGGTCAATCAAGTGATGTTTAATGTTTTGGATTCACATGATACGCCACGGATTTTGACGGTAGCAAAAAACAATAAAAACTTGATGAAATTAGTGGAAACTTTCACTTTCATGCAGGCTGGTGTGCCTTGTATTTACTACGGGGATGAGTATGCTTTGACTGGTGGTATGGATCCTGAGTGTCGGAAATGTATGCCCTGGGATGAAGTCAATCAAGATGTTGAGATGTTTAGTTTTTTCAAGGCCTTAATTAAACTGAGACGTGATTATCAAAAGGTACTGAGTGATGCGGATTTGACATGGAAAATCGTTGATGATGAGAATGGGATTGTCAAATTTGAACGTGATGAACTGAAGGCAATTTTCAACATTGGTGAAAAACCGGCTTATTTTTCTGGTGATGAGGTGCTTCTTTCTAATCTGGTTGAGGGCAAAAAAGTTCAACAGTATGGTTTTGTGATTTATAAGTAA
- a CDS encoding DUF1294 domain-containing protein produces MDIWILLGLLAVWNGIVFGFYAVDKYKAVHHLWRIPEKVLLLLAVFAGGVGALVAGQVVHHKTRKWYFWLAWLVGLVVDFILIILIFHLL; encoded by the coding sequence ATGGACATTTGGATTTTGCTGGGTCTGCTTGCAGTGTGGAACGGGATTGTTTTTGGATTTTATGCTGTGGATAAGTACAAAGCGGTGCATCATTTATGGCGGATTCCCGAAAAAGTGCTGCTCTTACTGGCTGTTTTTGCTGGGGGAGTTGGTGCGCTTGTGGCGGGCCAAGTGGTGCATCATAAGACACGAAAATGGTATTTTTGGCTGGCTTGGCTTGTGGGGCTAGTCGTGGATTTTATCTTGATTATCTTGATATTTCATCTGCTTTGA
- the cmk gene encoding (d)CMP kinase: MKKIQIAVDGPASSGKSTVAKIVARNLDLIYLDTGAMYRAATFVALQKETEDATKIIEYIKNHPLSFANRENGQEVFLGSDNVTEVIRTNEVTNAVSKISAISEIREFMVAEQQRIANQGGIIMDGRDIGTVVLPRADLKIFLIASVDERAERRYKENLSKGIPTDLERLKIEIAERDHKDSTREVSPLKQADDAVLLDSTGKTINDVVNFIEVKARELM, from the coding sequence ATGAAAAAAATTCAAATTGCTGTCGACGGCCCAGCCTCAAGTGGAAAATCAACTGTTGCTAAAATAGTAGCGCGCAATCTGGACTTGATTTATCTGGATACTGGTGCAATGTATCGCGCAGCAACTTTTGTTGCCCTTCAAAAAGAAACCGAAGATGCAACAAAAATAATTGAATACATTAAGAATCATCCTCTTTCTTTCGCTAACAGGGAAAATGGTCAAGAAGTTTTTCTTGGAAGCGATAATGTGACTGAAGTTATTCGCACCAACGAAGTCACGAATGCAGTGTCTAAAATTTCGGCAATTTCAGAAATTCGAGAATTTATGGTCGCTGAACAACAAAGAATTGCAAATCAGGGTGGAATCATCATGGATGGTCGAGATATCGGCACAGTTGTTTTGCCAAGAGCTGACTTGAAAATCTTTTTGATTGCTTCAGTAGATGAGCGTGCTGAACGTCGCTATAAAGAAAACCTATCAAAAGGGATTCCAACAGACCTGGAGCGCTTGAAAATTGAAATTGCTGAGCGTGACCACAAAGATAGCACTCGTGAGGTTTCACCGTTAAAACAGGCTGATGATGCTGTTTTATTGGATAGCACCGGTAAAACAATTAATGATGTGGTTAACTTTATTGAAGTAAAAGCAAGAGAACTCATGTAA